One genomic window of Solea solea chromosome 12, fSolSol10.1, whole genome shotgun sequence includes the following:
- the LOC131469696 gene encoding CD81 antigen-like isoform X1: MAVAGCTKCIKYMLFFFNFIFWLAGGVILGVALWLRHDSQTANLLILQFEGHQAPGTFYISVYILIAVGAVMMLVGFLGCYGAIQESQCLLGTFFFFLVILFACEVAAAIWGFMNRDTISKELINFYDSAYIKAVDVSGSPSKDAAVKVLDVFHSTLDCCGKGDDTALFKQVATALCPRKSAEDFLKSQSCHDKLIELFSEKLHLIGLAALVVAVIMIFEMIFTMVLCCGIRNSPGVY, encoded by the exons ATGGCTGTGGCTGGCTGCACGAAATGCATAAAATATatgttattcttctttaatttcattttctgG CTGGCCGGAGGAGTGATCCTGGGAGTGGCCCTGTGGCTCCGCCATGACAGTCAAACTGCCAACCTCCTCATACTGCAGTTTGAAGGCCATCAAGCACCAGGCACTTTCTATATCA GTGTGTACATACTGATCGCTGTAGGAGCTGTGATGATGCTTGTTGGCTTCCTGGGATGTTACGGTGCCATTCAGGAATCTCAGTGTCTGCTGGGGaca tttttcttctttttggtgATCCTCTTTGCCTGTGAAGTGGCTGCAGCAATCTGGGGTTTCATGAACAGGGACACA ATCTCCAAAGAACTGATCAACTTCTATGACTCTGCATACATCAAGGCTGTGGACGTCTCTGGGTCTCCCAGTAAAGACGCTGCTGTCAAGGTCCTGGATGTTTTCCACAGTACG CTCGACTGCTGTGGTAAAGGAGATGACACAGCACTCTTCAAACAAGTTGCCACGGCGTTGTGTCCAAGAAAGTCTGCAGAAGATTTTCTGAAATCTCAG AGCTGTCACGATAAACTGATCGAGCTGTTTTCAGAGAAGCTTCACCTGATTGGTCTGGCTGCCTTGGTGGTTGCTGTCATCATG ATCTTTGAGATGATCTTCACCATGGTGCTCTGCTGTGGGATCCGTAACAGCCCTGGAGTGTACTAG
- the LOC131469696 gene encoding CD81 antigen-like isoform X2, whose protein sequence is MKLAGGVILGVALWLRHDSQTANLLILQFEGHQAPGTFYISVYILIAVGAVMMLVGFLGCYGAIQESQCLLGTFFFFLVILFACEVAAAIWGFMNRDTISKELINFYDSAYIKAVDVSGSPSKDAAVKVLDVFHSTLDCCGKGDDTALFKQVATALCPRKSAEDFLKSQSCHDKLIELFSEKLHLIGLAALVVAVIMIFEMIFTMVLCCGIRNSPGVY, encoded by the exons ATGAAG CTGGCCGGAGGAGTGATCCTGGGAGTGGCCCTGTGGCTCCGCCATGACAGTCAAACTGCCAACCTCCTCATACTGCAGTTTGAAGGCCATCAAGCACCAGGCACTTTCTATATCA GTGTGTACATACTGATCGCTGTAGGAGCTGTGATGATGCTTGTTGGCTTCCTGGGATGTTACGGTGCCATTCAGGAATCTCAGTGTCTGCTGGGGaca tttttcttctttttggtgATCCTCTTTGCCTGTGAAGTGGCTGCAGCAATCTGGGGTTTCATGAACAGGGACACA ATCTCCAAAGAACTGATCAACTTCTATGACTCTGCATACATCAAGGCTGTGGACGTCTCTGGGTCTCCCAGTAAAGACGCTGCTGTCAAGGTCCTGGATGTTTTCCACAGTACG CTCGACTGCTGTGGTAAAGGAGATGACACAGCACTCTTCAAACAAGTTGCCACGGCGTTGTGTCCAAGAAAGTCTGCAGAAGATTTTCTGAAATCTCAG AGCTGTCACGATAAACTGATCGAGCTGTTTTCAGAGAAGCTTCACCTGATTGGTCTGGCTGCCTTGGTGGTTGCTGTCATCATG ATCTTTGAGATGATCTTCACCATGGTGCTCTGCTGTGGGATCCGTAACAGCCCTGGAGTGTACTAG